One segment of Streptomyces sp. NBC_01463 DNA contains the following:
- the hemE gene encoding uroporphyrinogen decarboxylase, with protein sequence MSAIDRPSGQQTKTPATHDSAFLKACRREPVPHTPVWFMRQAGRSLPEYLKAREGIPMLESCTMPELVAEITMQPVRRHKVDAAVYFSDIVVPLKAIGIDLDIKPGVGPVIAEPIRSRADLARLRDLTPEDVWYVTEAIGLLTAELGSTPLIGFAGAPFTLASYLVEGGPSRNHEHTKALMYGDPELWADLLDRLADITGAFLKVQIEAGASAVQLFDSWVGALAPADYRRSVLPASAKVLDAVASYDVPRIHFGVGTGELLGLMGEAGADVVGVDWRVPLDEAARRVGPGKALQGNLDPAVLFAPTAAVEAKTQEVLDAAAGLEGHIFNLGHGVMPNMDPDALSRLVEYVHTSTAR encoded by the coding sequence GTGAGTGCTATTGACCGCCCCTCGGGCCAGCAGACGAAGACCCCCGCCACCCACGACTCGGCGTTCCTGAAGGCGTGCAGGCGCGAGCCCGTGCCGCACACGCCGGTCTGGTTCATGCGCCAGGCGGGACGCTCGCTGCCCGAGTACCTGAAGGCGCGCGAAGGCATTCCGATGCTCGAGTCCTGCACGATGCCGGAGCTCGTCGCCGAGATCACGATGCAGCCCGTGCGCCGCCACAAGGTCGACGCCGCGGTCTACTTCAGCGACATCGTCGTCCCGCTCAAGGCGATCGGCATCGACCTCGACATCAAGCCCGGCGTCGGACCGGTGATCGCCGAACCGATCCGTTCGCGGGCCGACCTGGCCCGGCTGCGCGATCTCACCCCCGAGGACGTCTGGTACGTCACCGAGGCCATCGGCCTGCTCACCGCGGAGCTGGGCTCCACCCCGCTGATCGGTTTCGCCGGCGCTCCCTTCACCCTCGCCAGCTACCTGGTCGAGGGCGGCCCGTCCCGCAACCACGAGCACACCAAGGCCCTGATGTACGGCGACCCGGAGCTCTGGGCCGACCTGCTCGACCGTCTCGCCGACATCACCGGCGCCTTCCTCAAGGTCCAGATCGAGGCCGGCGCCTCCGCCGTGCAGCTCTTCGACTCCTGGGTCGGCGCGCTGGCCCCCGCCGACTACCGCCGCTCGGTGCTGCCCGCCTCCGCGAAGGTCCTCGACGCCGTCGCGTCGTACGACGTCCCGCGCATCCACTTCGGTGTCGGCACCGGTGAACTGCTCGGCCTCATGGGCGAGGCCGGCGCGGACGTCGTCGGCGTCGACTGGCGGGTCCCGCTCGACGAGGCCGCGCGCCGCGTCGGCCCCGGCAAGGCGCTCCAGGGCAACCTCGACCCCGCCGTGCTCTTCGCCCCGACCGCCGCGGTGGAGGCCAAGACGCAGGAGGTGCTGGACGCCGCCGCGGGCCTGGAGGGCCACATCTTCAACCTGGGCCACGGCGTGATGCCGAACATGGACCCCGACGCGCTGTCGCGGCTCGTCGAGTACGTCCACACCAGCACCGCACGCTGA
- a CDS encoding FAD-dependent oxidoreductase has protein sequence MAAERLVVIGGDAAGMSAASQARRLKGPDELSITAFERGHFTSYSACGIPYWVGGDVEQRDDLIARTPEEHRARAIDLRTRTEVTEIDVAGQRVRSLDRDSGESAWTGFDKLVIATGARPVRPALPGMDAAGVHGVQTLDDGQALLDSLDRAGGERRRAVVVGAGYIGVEMAEAMLKRGFEVTVLNRGEQPMATLDPDMGRLVHDAMDGLGITTVNRAAVTAIRTGPDGRVAAVETADASYPADVVVLGIGVEPETALARAVGLPLGPHGGLLTDLSMRVVGHDNIWAGGDCVEVLDLVAGRTRHIALGTHANKHGQIIGSNVGGGYGTFPGVVGTAVSKVCDLEIARTGLREKDARAVGLRFVSATIESTGRAGYYPGARPMTVKMLAEYRTGRLLGVQIVGRDGAAKRVDVAAVALTAGMTVERMTSLDLGYAPPFSPVWDPVLVAARKTVTALRQAGTA, from the coding sequence ATGGCGGCGGAACGACTGGTGGTCATCGGAGGCGACGCGGCGGGCATGTCGGCGGCGTCGCAGGCACGCCGGCTCAAGGGCCCGGACGAGCTGAGCATCACCGCCTTCGAGCGGGGCCACTTCACCTCGTACTCCGCCTGCGGCATCCCGTACTGGGTCGGCGGCGACGTGGAACAGCGGGACGACCTGATCGCCCGCACGCCCGAGGAGCACCGGGCCCGCGCCATCGACCTGCGCACGCGCACCGAGGTGACCGAGATCGACGTCGCCGGGCAGCGGGTGCGCTCGCTTGACCGGGACTCGGGCGAGAGCGCCTGGACCGGTTTCGACAAGCTGGTGATCGCGACGGGCGCCCGTCCGGTGCGGCCCGCGCTGCCCGGCATGGACGCGGCCGGGGTGCACGGTGTGCAGACGCTGGACGACGGGCAGGCCCTGCTGGACTCCCTGGACCGGGCGGGCGGTGAGCGCCGGCGCGCGGTCGTCGTCGGCGCGGGCTACATCGGGGTCGAGATGGCCGAGGCGATGCTGAAGCGCGGCTTCGAGGTGACCGTCCTCAACCGGGGCGAGCAGCCGATGGCGACGCTCGACCCCGACATGGGGCGTCTCGTCCACGACGCGATGGACGGGCTCGGGATCACGACGGTGAACAGGGCCGCGGTCACCGCGATCCGCACCGGGCCGGACGGCCGGGTGGCCGCCGTCGAGACGGCCGACGCGTCCTACCCGGCGGACGTGGTGGTGCTCGGCATCGGCGTCGAGCCGGAGACGGCACTGGCCCGGGCGGTCGGGCTGCCGCTCGGCCCGCACGGCGGGCTGCTCACCGATCTGTCGATGCGGGTCGTGGGCCACGACAACATCTGGGCGGGCGGCGACTGCGTCGAGGTCCTGGACCTGGTGGCGGGCCGCACCCGGCACATCGCGCTGGGCACGCACGCCAACAAGCACGGCCAGATCATCGGTTCGAACGTGGGCGGCGGCTACGGCACGTTCCCCGGCGTGGTCGGCACCGCGGTGAGCAAGGTCTGCGACCTGGAGATCGCCAGGACCGGTCTGCGCGAGAAGGACGCCCGCGCGGTGGGCCTGCGGTTCGTCTCGGCGACGATCGAGTCGACGGGCCGGGCGGGCTACTACCCGGGGGCGCGGCCCATGACGGTGAAGATGCTCGCGGAGTACCGCACGGGGCGGCTGCTGGGCGTGCAGATCGTGGGCCGGGACGGGGCGGCGAAGCGGGTGGACGTGGCGGCGGTGGCGCTCACCGCGGGAATGACGGTCGAGCGGATGACGTCGCTGGACCTGGGGTACGCGCCGCCGTTCTCGCCCGTCTGGGACCCGGTGCTGGTGGCGGCGCGCAAGACGGTGACGGCGCTGCGGCAGGCGGGCACCGCCTGA